The proteins below are encoded in one region of Rhizobacter sp.:
- a CDS encoding alpha/beta hydrolase, which yields MIHSRRHHLIALASLGALGLPGCGTLGPAPAPTFTLPMADGTPLFVRRWLAVSGTPKGVVQVIHGAAEHSARYDRFAKHLNREGWLVYADDHRGHANTRVRTKALGDAGPDAWNKFVTDEKALTDHIKQQHPGLKVFLLGHSMGSFIAQDYVQRYGNAVAGVVLSGSNGVLANADQTVAAVRDLAKKDPLGPSPVFASVFESFNKPFTGKAGFEWLSRDAAEVKKYTDDPTCGFPFSNELVADFFTGLRDLWNPANEARIPKGMPIYVVSGDQDPVSGNTAGLKILLANYQRYGLTDVQHKFYPGARHEILNETNREEVERDIIAWLNAKRG from the coding sequence ATGATTCATTCCCGCCGCCACCACCTCATCGCCCTGGCCAGCCTCGGCGCGCTCGGCCTGCCCGGCTGCGGCACGCTCGGCCCGGCCCCCGCGCCGACCTTCACTTTGCCGATGGCCGATGGCACGCCGCTCTTCGTGCGCCGCTGGCTGGCGGTGAGCGGCACGCCCAAGGGGGTGGTGCAGGTCATCCACGGTGCGGCCGAGCACAGTGCCCGCTACGACCGCTTCGCGAAGCACCTCAACCGCGAGGGCTGGCTGGTCTACGCCGACGACCACCGCGGCCATGCCAACACCCGCGTGCGCACCAAGGCGCTGGGCGACGCCGGCCCCGACGCGTGGAACAAGTTCGTCACCGACGAGAAGGCCCTTACCGACCACATCAAGCAGCAGCACCCGGGGCTGAAGGTCTTCCTGCTCGGCCACAGCATGGGCTCGTTCATCGCGCAGGACTACGTGCAGCGCTACGGCAACGCCGTGGCCGGCGTGGTGCTCTCGGGCAGCAACGGTGTGCTGGCGAACGCCGACCAGACGGTGGCCGCGGTGCGCGACTTGGCGAAGAAAGACCCGCTCGGCCCCTCGCCGGTGTTCGCCTCGGTGTTCGAGTCGTTCAACAAGCCCTTCACCGGCAAGGCCGGCTTCGAGTGGCTGAGCCGCGACGCGGCTGAGGTCAAGAAATACACCGACGACCCGACCTGCGGCTTCCCGTTCAGCAACGAGCTCGTCGCCGACTTCTTCACCGGCCTGCGTGACCTCTGGAACCCGGCCAACGAAGCGCGCATCCCGAAGGGCATGCCGATCTACGTGGTCTCGGGCGACCAGGACCCGGTCAGCGGCAACACCGCCGGCCTCAAGATCCTCCTGGCCAACTACCAGCGCTACGGCCTCACCGACGTGCAGCACAAGTTCTACCCCGGCGCGCGGCACGAGATCCTGAACGAGACCAACCGCGAGGAGGTCGAGCGCGACATCATCGCGTGGCTCAACGCCAAACGAGGCTGA
- a CDS encoding VOC family protein, whose product MSTETSTAVRATLGAIGIGVRDLQRSADFYQRVLGMKQLQTFKLPYMDEIVLGLEGGRGSAIVLMHWTDGSERHYGSNGIKLVFYVPDPKATAQRFREEGLEVVREPAPVPGLGNAVVGFAKDPDGHLIELLQATGRPA is encoded by the coding sequence ATGAGCACCGAGACTTCTACCGCCGTGCGCGCAACCCTGGGCGCGATCGGCATCGGCGTGCGCGACCTGCAGCGCTCGGCCGATTTCTACCAGCGTGTGCTCGGCATGAAGCAGCTGCAGACCTTCAAGCTGCCCTACATGGACGAGATCGTGCTGGGCCTGGAAGGCGGCCGCGGCTCGGCCATCGTGCTCATGCACTGGACCGACGGCTCCGAGCGCCACTACGGCAGCAACGGCATCAAGCTCGTCTTCTACGTGCCCGACCCCAAGGCCACCGCGCAGCGCTTTCGCGAAGAAGGCCTGGAGGTGGTGCGCGAGCCCGCGCCCGTGCCGGGACTGGGCAATGCGGTGGTCGGGTTCGCGAAAGACCCCGACGGCCACCTGATCGAGCTGCTGCAGGCCACCGGCCGCCCCGCCTGA
- a CDS encoding TetR/AcrR family transcriptional regulator produces the protein MARPSAAPAAPKPRLTAQERRTQIMDSATGLILGRGLAHCSLDEVAVAAGISKALIYRHFSSRDELLKALLEREFSVLRGRGLGAFAPDAPFERVLRLSTRQAFEYLHERGAILRELFSDRSAIELLQERDRNERMESTKFFVEKSIRTYDVPPEVAQVIAIITINAPAAAARGLRRFGFAPDLSADVWSEFVLGGWAAVARRFGKGKAAAKGRTGKPASLSTSDSTSRDKPRKNPKNAAATTAKRSASPRR, from the coding sequence ATGGCGCGCCCCTCGGCCGCACCCGCGGCGCCCAAGCCTCGACTCACGGCGCAGGAGCGGCGCACGCAGATCATGGACAGCGCCACCGGCCTGATCCTCGGCCGTGGACTCGCGCACTGTTCGCTCGACGAAGTGGCGGTGGCGGCCGGCATCAGCAAGGCGCTCATCTACCGCCACTTCTCGAGCCGCGACGAGCTGCTCAAGGCGCTGCTCGAGCGCGAGTTCAGCGTGCTGCGCGGCCGCGGCCTCGGGGCCTTCGCGCCCGATGCGCCGTTCGAGCGTGTGCTGCGCCTGTCGACGCGCCAGGCCTTCGAGTACCTGCATGAGCGCGGCGCCATCCTGCGCGAGCTCTTCAGCGATCGTTCCGCGATCGAGCTGCTGCAGGAGCGCGACCGCAACGAGCGCATGGAGAGCACGAAGTTCTTCGTCGAGAAATCGATCCGCACCTACGACGTGCCGCCCGAGGTGGCGCAGGTGATCGCCATCATCACCATCAATGCGCCGGCCGCGGCGGCGCGCGGCTTGCGCCGCTTCGGCTTTGCGCCCGACTTGAGCGCAGATGTCTGGTCGGAGTTCGTGCTCGGGGGGTGGGCTGCGGTGGCACGCCGCTTTGGCAAGGGCAAAGCCGCCGCGAAAGGGAGAACGGGCAAACCCGCGTCGTTGTCCACAAGCGACAGCACCTCACGTGACAAGCCCCGGAAGAACCCGAAGAACGCCGCCGCCACAACGGCGAAGCGAAGCGCTTCTCCCAGGCGCTGA
- a CDS encoding porin yields the protein MMKRSVVGLAAVAACSSAMAQVPPTPGVVIYGGVDGNVTRASATGKEAIWQVRDGGMYVTKLGFTGREDLGGGYFASFVMESQASSDTGLGSNTNTTNTPAGNTAAGGFNWNRKSTVSLHSPLGEVRFGRDYTTTFVPTTYMDPFFSAGVASAVNFQVFYTQTVAPPPLVRASNMVGYYIPATWVPGLYAYAQVAAGEGTGARFTGVGSGYRRGPLLVSGAWGKTKGPLQGSAGLSASTVAGDNNLTVWSVGASYAFGGFKPMFFYQRQVMDRFGPAVGTTELDRTVDDWLVGFSWAIGANTIKASYQEKNDKGIANVDPTQIGLGYSYHLSKRTAVYANAVQIKNKNGGSYSFLAGYAPVANGTSRAIQAGLSHNF from the coding sequence GTGATGAAGCGATCGGTGGTGGGTCTGGCCGCAGTGGCGGCGTGTTCGAGTGCGATGGCGCAAGTGCCGCCCACGCCGGGCGTGGTGATCTACGGTGGTGTCGACGGCAACGTGACACGCGCCAGCGCCACCGGCAAGGAAGCCATCTGGCAGGTGCGGGACGGCGGCATGTACGTCACCAAGCTCGGCTTCACAGGCCGTGAAGACCTGGGCGGCGGCTACTTCGCGAGCTTCGTGATGGAGTCGCAGGCCAGCAGCGACACGGGCCTTGGCTCCAACACCAACACGACGAATACGCCCGCCGGTAACACTGCGGCCGGCGGCTTCAACTGGAACCGCAAGTCCACCGTGAGCCTGCATTCGCCCCTCGGCGAAGTGCGCTTCGGCCGCGACTACACCACGACCTTCGTGCCCACCACCTACATGGACCCGTTCTTCAGCGCCGGCGTGGCCAGCGCAGTGAACTTCCAGGTGTTCTACACGCAGACCGTGGCACCGCCCCCGCTCGTGCGGGCCAGCAACATGGTCGGCTACTACATTCCCGCAACCTGGGTGCCCGGCCTGTACGCCTACGCGCAGGTGGCCGCCGGTGAAGGCACCGGCGCACGCTTCACCGGCGTGGGCTCGGGCTATCGCCGCGGCCCGCTGCTTGTGAGCGGCGCGTGGGGCAAGACCAAGGGGCCGCTGCAAGGCAGTGCCGGCCTCTCGGCCTCGACGGTCGCCGGCGACAACAACCTCACCGTCTGGTCCGTCGGCGCGTCGTATGCGTTCGGTGGCTTCAAGCCGATGTTCTTCTACCAGCGCCAGGTGATGGACCGTTTCGGCCCCGCCGTCGGCACCACCGAACTCGACCGCACCGTCGACGACTGGCTGGTGGGTTTCTCCTGGGCCATTGGCGCCAACACCATCAAGGCGTCGTATCAAGAGAAGAACGACAAGGGCATTGCCAACGTCGACCCCACGCAGATCGGCCTGGGTTATTCGTATCACCTGTCCAAGCGCACCGCGGTGTATGCCAACGCGGTGCAGATCAAGAACAAGAACGGTGGCTCGTACAGCTTCCTCGCCGGTTACGCGCCGGTGGCCAACGGCACCAGCCGGGCGATCCAGGCGGGCCTGAGCCACAACTTCTGA
- a CDS encoding 2-hydroxy-3-oxopropionate reductase, whose amino-acid sequence MKVGFIGLGIMGAPMCGHLIAAGHELFVHTRSKAPAGIAEKAISCPDAATVAQSAEVVILMLPDTPDVAKVLFGEKGVAAGLSKGKVVVDMSSISPMDTKEFAKKIEALGCDYVDAPVSGGEVGAKAASLTIMCGGKESAFERVKPLFEKMGKNITLVGGVGDGQTTKVANQIIVALNIAAVSEALVFASKAGADPAKVRQALMGGFAASRILEVHGERMIKRTFNPGFRIGLHLKDLNLALQGARTLGVSLPQTAGAAQLMQAVAAHGGGELDHSALVKALELMADHPVMPDA is encoded by the coding sequence ATGAAGGTTGGATTCATCGGCCTGGGCATCATGGGCGCGCCCATGTGCGGCCACCTCATCGCGGCGGGCCACGAGCTTTTCGTGCACACGCGCAGCAAGGCGCCGGCCGGGATCGCCGAGAAAGCGATCAGCTGCCCCGATGCGGCGACCGTCGCGCAATCGGCCGAGGTCGTGATCCTGATGCTGCCCGACACGCCCGACGTGGCGAAGGTGCTCTTCGGTGAGAAGGGCGTGGCGGCGGGCCTGTCCAAGGGCAAGGTCGTGGTCGACATGAGTTCGATCTCGCCGATGGACACGAAGGAGTTCGCCAAGAAGATCGAAGCGCTCGGCTGCGACTACGTCGACGCGCCGGTCTCGGGAGGCGAAGTCGGCGCCAAGGCCGCCTCGCTCACCATCATGTGCGGCGGCAAGGAAAGCGCCTTCGAACGTGTGAAGCCGCTCTTCGAGAAGATGGGCAAGAACATCACGCTGGTGGGCGGCGTGGGCGACGGCCAGACCACCAAGGTCGCCAACCAGATCATCGTCGCGCTCAACATCGCGGCCGTGAGCGAAGCGCTCGTCTTCGCGAGCAAGGCCGGCGCCGACCCGGCCAAGGTGCGCCAGGCGCTGATGGGCGGCTTTGCCGCCAGCCGCATCCTCGAAGTGCATGGCGAGCGCATGATCAAGCGCACCTTCAACCCGGGCTTTCGCATCGGGCTGCACCTGAAGGATTTGAACCTCGCGCTGCAGGGTGCCCGCACGCTGGGCGTGTCGCTGCCGCAGACGGCCGGCGCCGCGCAGCTGATGCAGGCCGTGGCCGCCCACGGCGGCGGCGAGCTCGACCACTCGGCGCTCGTGAAGGCGCTGGAGCTGATGGCCGATCACCCGGTGATGCCCGACGCTTGA
- a CDS encoding acyl-CoA synthetase produces the protein MSVALWARLLPNAPAIVSEHGSRSFAELNARCNQLVRALRARGLQAGDGIALLCSNRVEFAEVFWASRRAGLRITPVNWHLTADEAAYIVNDCDAKALFFDARFTDIAQELREKTHCTRFAMGGSVPGYDDYEAALAGQATDDIADPQLGTSMLYTSGTTGRPKGVNRGAVAGSPTSEAAAYAPGESVHLCTGPLYHAAPLTFSLAVPNMFGAAVVMMDGWDAERALALIEQHRVTHTHMVPTMFHRLLALPEAVRTRHDLGSMRYVLHGAAPCPVTVKRRLIEWIGPIVHEYYAATEGMGCLVDSHTWLAKPGTVGQPEPGHIRILGEDGREMPAGDVGTVYLRAPDEGRFSYYKDPAKTAKAYEGSHYTLGDMGYLDDDGFLFLTDRSAHLIISGGVNIYPAEVEAVLLTHPAVADVGVIGVPNEEWGEEVKAVAMLHAGHAPSPALAQALIEHCRSQLAHFKCPKSVDFVDDLPRLDNGKLYKQKLREAYRAKG, from the coding sequence ATGTCGGTGGCCCTGTGGGCCAGGCTCTTGCCGAATGCACCCGCGATCGTGAGCGAGCACGGCTCGCGCAGCTTTGCCGAGCTCAACGCACGCTGCAACCAGCTCGTGCGCGCGCTGCGTGCGCGGGGCCTGCAGGCGGGCGACGGCATCGCGCTCCTGTGCAGCAACCGCGTCGAGTTTGCCGAGGTGTTCTGGGCCTCGCGCCGCGCGGGCCTGCGCATCACACCGGTCAACTGGCACCTCACGGCCGACGAGGCCGCCTACATCGTCAACGACTGCGATGCCAAGGCGCTCTTCTTCGATGCACGCTTCACCGACATCGCGCAGGAGCTGCGCGAGAAGACGCACTGCACACGCTTCGCGATGGGCGGCAGCGTGCCGGGGTATGACGACTACGAGGCCGCCTTGGCCGGCCAGGCCACCGACGACATCGCCGACCCGCAACTCGGCACCTCGATGCTCTATACCTCGGGCACGACCGGCCGCCCCAAGGGCGTGAACCGCGGCGCCGTGGCCGGCAGCCCCACCAGCGAAGCCGCCGCCTACGCCCCCGGTGAGAGCGTGCACCTGTGCACCGGGCCGCTCTATCACGCGGCGCCGCTCACCTTCTCGCTCGCCGTGCCCAACATGTTCGGTGCGGCGGTGGTGATGATGGACGGCTGGGACGCCGAGCGCGCGCTCGCGCTCATCGAGCAGCACCGCGTCACGCACACGCACATGGTGCCCACCATGTTCCACCGCCTGCTCGCGCTGCCCGAGGCCGTGCGCACTCGGCACGACCTGGGCTCGATGCGCTACGTGCTGCACGGTGCCGCGCCGTGCCCCGTCACGGTGAAGCGCCGCCTCATCGAATGGATCGGCCCCATCGTGCACGAGTACTACGCCGCCACCGAAGGCATGGGCTGCCTGGTGGACTCGCACACCTGGCTCGCCAAGCCCGGCACGGTGGGCCAGCCCGAGCCCGGGCACATCCGCATCCTCGGTGAAGACGGCCGCGAGATGCCGGCGGGCGACGTGGGCACCGTGTACCTGCGCGCGCCCGACGAAGGCCGTTTCAGCTACTACAAAGACCCGGCCAAGACCGCCAAGGCCTACGAGGGCTCGCACTACACGCTGGGCGACATGGGCTACCTCGACGACGACGGCTTCCTCTTCCTCACCGACCGCAGCGCCCACCTCATCATCTCGGGCGGCGTGAACATCTACCCCGCCGAGGTCGAGGCCGTGCTGCTCACCCACCCGGCCGTGGCCGACGTTGGCGTGATCGGCGTGCCCAACGAGGAGTGGGGCGAAGAGGTGAAGGCGGTGGCGATGCTGCACGCCGGCCACGCCCCCTCGCCCGCGCTGGCGCAGGCGCTCATCGAGCACTGCCGCAGCCAGCTCGCGCACTTCAAGTGCCCGAAGAGCGTCGATTTCGTCGACGACCTGCCGCGGCTCGACAACGGCAAGCTCTACAAGCAGAAGCTGCGGGAGGCCTACCGCGCCAAGGGCTGA
- a CDS encoding 2,4-dihydroxyhept-2-ene-1,7-dioic acid aldolase: MRKNRLRTMWKAGEAAVNGWLAIPNSFSAETMAHQGWDTLTIDLQHGVVDYQAMVGMLQAISTTPTVPVVRVPWLEPGILMKTLDAGAYGVICPMVSTREDAQKLVAYTSYAPKGTRSFGPIRALLYGGADYPQHANDTIVRFAMIETAQALDNLDDILSVEGLDAIYIGPSDLSLALGCKPTFDEVDPKAAQAIDHILARAKHHGVVAGIHNGGPEAALARIAKGFQFVTVGSDARLMAAGAQAVVGKMKAGRTAGDAGSGSY, encoded by the coding sequence ATGAGAAAGAACCGCCTGCGCACGATGTGGAAGGCCGGTGAAGCGGCCGTCAACGGCTGGCTCGCCATCCCCAACAGCTTCTCCGCCGAGACCATGGCCCACCAGGGCTGGGACACGCTCACCATCGACCTGCAGCACGGCGTGGTCGACTACCAGGCGATGGTCGGCATGCTGCAAGCCATCTCCACCACGCCCACCGTGCCGGTGGTGCGCGTGCCCTGGCTGGAGCCGGGCATCCTGATGAAGACGCTCGATGCGGGCGCCTACGGCGTGATCTGCCCGATGGTGAGCACGCGCGAAGACGCGCAGAAGCTCGTGGCCTACACCAGCTATGCACCCAAGGGCACGCGCAGCTTCGGGCCGATCCGCGCGCTGCTGTACGGCGGCGCCGACTACCCGCAGCACGCCAACGACACCATCGTGCGCTTCGCGATGATCGAAACGGCTCAGGCGCTCGACAACCTCGACGACATCCTGAGCGTGGAAGGTCTCGACGCGATCTACATCGGCCCGTCGGACCTGTCGCTCGCGCTCGGCTGCAAGCCCACCTTCGACGAGGTCGACCCGAAGGCCGCGCAGGCCATCGACCACATCCTCGCGCGGGCCAAGCACCACGGCGTCGTCGCCGGCATCCACAACGGCGGGCCCGAGGCGGCGCTGGCGCGCATTGCCAAGGGTTTCCAGTTCGTGACGGTGGGCTCCGATGCACGGCTGATGGCGGCCGGCGCGCAAGCCGTGGTCGGCAAGATGAAGGCGGGCCGCACGGCTGGCGATGCCGGCTCGGGCTCCTACTGA
- a CDS encoding glycerate kinase gives MSLDPRAFLRSLFDAAIAAAQPERVIASHLPPPPKGRTVVIGAGKAGGAMAAAVDALWPADKPMSGLVVTRYDHVPPAYKAQPGRIEVVEAAHPVPDEAGAQAARRIAALTQGLTADDLVLCLISGGGSALLSMPAEGLTLEDKQRINQALLKSGANITEMNCVRKHLSAIKGGRLAAMCAPAQVVTLLISDVPGDDPSVIASGPTVADPSTCREALGILQRYRIDVPPAAAAGLRTGAFETPKPGDERLARNTLAMIATPQASLHAAAQAARAAGVAAHVLSDEIEGESREVGKVHAALARAVARRNEPFAKPCVILSGGETTVTVSKNARGRGGRATEFLLGCAVALQGEPGVWVLAGDTDGIDGVESNAGAIVTPDTLARAMALGRKPDEYLASHDAWSFFSGLDDLVVTGPTYTNVNDFRALLIL, from the coding sequence ATGAGCCTCGACCCCCGCGCGTTCCTCCGCTCGCTCTTCGACGCGGCCATCGCCGCGGCGCAGCCTGAGCGGGTGATCGCGTCGCACCTGCCGCCACCGCCGAAAGGCCGCACGGTGGTGATCGGGGCGGGCAAGGCGGGTGGTGCGATGGCCGCGGCGGTCGACGCGCTGTGGCCGGCTGACAAACCCATGTCGGGCCTCGTCGTCACCCGCTACGACCATGTGCCGCCGGCCTACAAGGCGCAGCCCGGGCGCATCGAGGTGGTCGAGGCCGCGCACCCGGTGCCCGATGAAGCAGGGGCGCAGGCGGCACGCCGCATCGCCGCGCTCACGCAGGGTCTCACGGCCGACGACCTGGTGCTGTGCCTCATCTCCGGCGGCGGCTCGGCGCTGCTCAGCATGCCGGCCGAGGGGCTGACGCTCGAAGACAAGCAGCGCATCAACCAGGCCCTGCTCAAGAGCGGCGCCAACATCACCGAGATGAACTGCGTGCGCAAGCACCTGTCGGCGATCAAGGGCGGGCGCCTCGCCGCCATGTGCGCGCCGGCGCAGGTGGTCACGCTGCTCATCTCCGACGTACCCGGCGACGACCCGAGCGTGATCGCGAGTGGCCCCACGGTGGCCGACCCCAGTACCTGCCGCGAGGCGCTCGGCATCCTGCAGCGATATCGCATTGACGTGCCGCCCGCGGCGGCGGCCGGCCTGCGCACCGGCGCGTTCGAAACCCCCAAGCCCGGCGATGAGCGGCTCGCGCGCAACACGCTGGCGATGATCGCCACGCCGCAGGCCAGCCTGCACGCCGCGGCGCAGGCTGCCCGCGCGGCCGGCGTTGCCGCGCATGTGCTGAGCGACGAGATCGAGGGCGAATCGCGCGAGGTCGGCAAGGTGCATGCCGCACTCGCCCGCGCGGTGGCGCGGCGAAACGAGCCCTTCGCCAAACCCTGCGTCATCCTGAGTGGCGGCGAGACCACCGTCACGGTGAGCAAGAACGCCCGCGGCCGGGGCGGCCGGGCCACCGAGTTCCTGCTCGGCTGCGCGGTTGCGCTGCAGGGCGAGCCCGGCGTGTGGGTGCTCGCGGGCGACACCGACGGCATCGATGGCGTGGAAAGCAATGCCGGCGCGATCGTCACGCCCGACACGCTGGCGCGGGCGATGGCGCTCGGCCGCAAGCCCGACGAATACCTCGCCTCGCACGATGCGTGGAGCTTCTTCTCCGGCCTGGACGACCTGGTGGTGACGGGCCCGACCTACACCAACGTCAACGACTTCCGCGCGCTGCTGATCCTCTAG
- a CDS encoding HupE/UreJ family protein, with translation MRHLLRWLGALLLLAAAGLVQAHKPSDSYLMIRAEPGSISGQWDIALRDLDFAIGLDGDGDGRITWGETRARHPEIAAYALARLKLQTDGQPCQIDVPEQLVDHHTDGAYSVLQLAIRCPVASPTTLTLDYRLFAELDPQHRGLLNLHTAAGARSAVFGPEAPQQTFELAKITRWSQFIDYAREGVWHIWIGFDHILFLVSLLLPAVLLWRKPRWEPAKSFRVAFWDVAKIVTAFTVAHSITLSLATLGWITLPSRWVESAIAASVVLAALNNLRPVVEGRRWLVAFCFGLIHGFGFASVLQDLGLPADALLLALVGFNLGVEVGQLAIVALFLPVAFALRRHWVYRRLIFLGGSVLIALLAGVWLVERLGNLKLLPF, from the coding sequence ATGAGGCACCTCCTGCGCTGGCTCGGCGCCCTGCTCCTGCTGGCCGCTGCCGGTCTCGTGCAGGCGCACAAGCCTTCCGACAGCTACCTCATGATCCGCGCGGAGCCCGGCAGCATCAGCGGCCAATGGGACATCGCCCTGCGCGACCTCGATTTCGCGATCGGCCTCGATGGCGATGGCGACGGCCGCATCACCTGGGGCGAAACGCGTGCCCGGCACCCCGAGATCGCCGCCTATGCGCTGGCGCGCCTGAAGCTGCAGACCGATGGCCAGCCCTGCCAGATCGACGTGCCGGAGCAATTGGTCGACCACCACACCGACGGCGCCTACAGTGTGCTGCAGCTCGCCATCCGCTGCCCGGTCGCGTCGCCCACCACGCTGACGCTCGACTACCGCCTCTTCGCCGAACTCGACCCGCAGCACCGCGGCCTGCTCAACCTCCACACCGCGGCGGGTGCACGCAGCGCCGTGTTCGGCCCCGAAGCGCCGCAACAGACCTTCGAGCTGGCGAAGATCACCCGCTGGTCGCAGTTCATCGACTACGCACGCGAAGGCGTGTGGCACATCTGGATCGGCTTCGACCACATCCTCTTCCTCGTCTCGCTGCTGCTGCCGGCGGTGCTGCTGTGGCGCAAGCCGCGTTGGGAGCCGGCGAAGAGCTTCCGCGTCGCCTTCTGGGACGTGGCCAAGATCGTCACCGCCTTCACCGTGGCGCACTCGATCACGCTGTCGCTCGCCACGCTCGGCTGGATCACGCTGCCCTCGCGCTGGGTCGAGTCGGCGATCGCGGCCTCGGTGGTGCTGGCCGCGCTCAACAACCTGCGGCCGGTGGTCGAAGGCCGGCGCTGGCTGGTGGCCTTCTGCTTCGGGCTCATCCACGGTTTCGGCTTTGCGAGCGTGCTGCAGGACCTCGGCCTGCCGGCCGACGCGCTGCTGCTCGCCCTCGTGGGCTTCAACCTCGGCGTCGAAGTGGGGCAGCTCGCGATCGTGGCGCTCTTCCTGCCGGTGGCGTTTGCGCTGCGCCGGCATTGGGTCTATCGCCGGCTCATCTTCCTCGGCGGCTCGGTGCTCATCGCGCTGCTCGCCGGGGTGTGGCTGGTCGAGCGGCTGGGCAACCTGAAGCTGCTGCCGTTCTAG